A single window of Nicotiana sylvestris chromosome 3, ASM39365v2, whole genome shotgun sequence DNA harbors:
- the LOC104233864 gene encoding probable prolyl 4-hydroxylase 12 isoform X2: MASFLWVFIFLALGINSQLLFAQKSRKELRGKEVNGDDIVKLGHSNRFDPSQVVQLSWRPRVFLYRDFLSAEETDHLISLVHGKRNSSTSDNASLDAEKFPTMGIPLDAEDPTSSRIEERISAWTFLPKGNSRPLHVQRSGRENLKGNYGYFDGNSALKSKEPLMATVILYLSNVTQGGQILFPESENKIFSDCMKSSDTLKPTKGNAILFFNAHLDASPDRRSSHARCPVIEGEMWYAIKFFYLRSTTVQKDPLQSDDDTNCTDEDDNCAQWAATGECERNAVFMVGSPDYYGTCRKSCNAC, translated from the exons ATGGCGAGCTTTCTTTGGGTTTTTATCTTCTTGGCTTTGGGGATCAATTCCCAGCTTCTTTTCGCCCAAAA AAGCCGAAAAGAATTGAGGGGCAAGGAGGTAAATGGGGATGACATTGTAAAGTTGGGCCATTCAAATAGATTTGATCCCTCACAAGTCGTTCAGCTCTCGTGGCGACCAAG GGTCTTCTTGTATAGAGACTTTCTCTCAGCAGAAGAGACTGATCACTTAATCTCCTTG GTGCATGGCAAGAGAAATAGCTCCACAAGCGATAACGCTTCATTGGATGCAGAGAAGTTCCCAACCATGGGTATTCCTTTAGATGCGGAG GATCCTACTTCCTCAAGGATTGAAGAAAGGATCTCGGCTTGGACCTTTCTGCCTAAAG GAAACAGCAGGCCGTTGCATGTTCAGCGTTCTGGGCGTGAGAATTTAAAGGGGAATTATGGTTATTTTGACGGGAACTCCGCACTTAAATCCAAAGAACCATTAATGGCAACTGTCATTTTGTACCTATCAAATGTGACGCAAGGTGGTCAGATCCTCTTCCCTGAGTCGGAG AATAAGATTTTCTCCGACTGTATGAAGAGTAGTGACACCTTGAAACCAACGAAAGGAAATGCAATCCTGTTCTTCAATGCCCACCTTGATGCATCTCCTGACAGGAGGAGTTCCCATGCAAGATGCCCTGTTATTGAGGGTGAAATGTGGTATGCAATCAAATTCTTTTATCTGAGAAGTACTACTGTGCAAAAGGATCCACTGCAATCAGATGATGACACCAATTGTACAGATGAAGATGATAACTGTGCTCAATGGGCTGCTACTGGAGAGTGTGAAAGAAATGCTGTTTTTATGGTTGGTTCTCCTGATTATTATGGTACATGTAGGAAAAGTTGTAACGCATGCTAA
- the LOC104233864 gene encoding probable prolyl 4-hydroxylase 12 isoform X1 yields the protein MASFLWVFIFLALGINSQLLFAQKTICFRSRKELRGKEVNGDDIVKLGHSNRFDPSQVVQLSWRPRVFLYRDFLSAEETDHLISLVHGKRNSSTSDNASLDAEKFPTMGIPLDAEDPTSSRIEERISAWTFLPKGNSRPLHVQRSGRENLKGNYGYFDGNSALKSKEPLMATVILYLSNVTQGGQILFPESENKIFSDCMKSSDTLKPTKGNAILFFNAHLDASPDRRSSHARCPVIEGEMWYAIKFFYLRSTTVQKDPLQSDDDTNCTDEDDNCAQWAATGECERNAVFMVGSPDYYGTCRKSCNAC from the exons ATGGCGAGCTTTCTTTGGGTTTTTATCTTCTTGGCTTTGGGGATCAATTCCCAGCTTCTTTTCGCCCAAAA GACAATTTGTTTCAGAAGCCGAAAAGAATTGAGGGGCAAGGAGGTAAATGGGGATGACATTGTAAAGTTGGGCCATTCAAATAGATTTGATCCCTCACAAGTCGTTCAGCTCTCGTGGCGACCAAG GGTCTTCTTGTATAGAGACTTTCTCTCAGCAGAAGAGACTGATCACTTAATCTCCTTG GTGCATGGCAAGAGAAATAGCTCCACAAGCGATAACGCTTCATTGGATGCAGAGAAGTTCCCAACCATGGGTATTCCTTTAGATGCGGAG GATCCTACTTCCTCAAGGATTGAAGAAAGGATCTCGGCTTGGACCTTTCTGCCTAAAG GAAACAGCAGGCCGTTGCATGTTCAGCGTTCTGGGCGTGAGAATTTAAAGGGGAATTATGGTTATTTTGACGGGAACTCCGCACTTAAATCCAAAGAACCATTAATGGCAACTGTCATTTTGTACCTATCAAATGTGACGCAAGGTGGTCAGATCCTCTTCCCTGAGTCGGAG AATAAGATTTTCTCCGACTGTATGAAGAGTAGTGACACCTTGAAACCAACGAAAGGAAATGCAATCCTGTTCTTCAATGCCCACCTTGATGCATCTCCTGACAGGAGGAGTTCCCATGCAAGATGCCCTGTTATTGAGGGTGAAATGTGGTATGCAATCAAATTCTTTTATCTGAGAAGTACTACTGTGCAAAAGGATCCACTGCAATCAGATGATGACACCAATTGTACAGATGAAGATGATAACTGTGCTCAATGGGCTGCTACTGGAGAGTGTGAAAGAAATGCTGTTTTTATGGTTGGTTCTCCTGATTATTATGGTACATGTAGGAAAAGTTGTAACGCATGCTAA
- the LOC104233865 gene encoding uncharacterized protein, giving the protein MSVLCGLPPLLECVYCVACARWAWKRCLHSAGHDSETWGLATAEEFEPVPRLCRYILAVYEDDLRQPQWEPPEGYGINPDCLIVKKNYPDTGGRVPPYLLYLDHEHADIVLAIRGLDLAKHSDYAVLLDNKLGQRKFDGGYVHNGLLKAAGLVLNTECEILRQLLEKHPNYTLTFTGHSLGSGVAALLTLVVAQNRDRLGNIDRKRIRCFAIAPARCMSLNLAVRYADVINSIVLQDDFLPRTATPLEDIFKSLFCLPCLLCLRCMRDTCISEEKMLKDPRRLYAPGRLYHIVERKPFRCGRFPPVVRTAVPVDGRFEHIVLSCNATSDHAIIWIEREARRALELMEERDHVMEIPAKQKMERQQTLTREHGEEHKAALQRAVTLAVPHAFSPSHYGTFDEKADEQSDKSVGDSSTGSSTKSKKKDNWEELIERLFEKDESGHMILKKPQ; this is encoded by the exons ATGTCGGTTCTCTGTGGTTTACCCCCTCTCCTTGAATGTGTATACTGTGTAGCATGTGCCCGCTGGGCATGGAAGCGATGCCTCCACAGTGCAGGACATGACAGCGAAACTTGGGGCCTTGCCACAGCTGAAGAATTTGAACCTGTCCCTAGGCTCTGCCGATACATATTGGCCGTATACGAAGATGATCTTAGACAACCTCAGTGGGAACCACCTGAAGGATATGGGATTAATCCAGATTGCTTAATTGTGAAGAAAAACTATCCAGATACCGGTGGCCGAGTACCACCATATCTCTTATATCTGGATCATGAACATGCTGACATAGTTCTCGCTATTAGAGGTCTTGATTTGGCAAAGCACAGTGATTATGCAGTCTTGTTGGACAATAAGCTGGGTCAAAGGAAATTTGATGGTGGGTATGTTCACAATGGGTTATTAAAAGCGGCTGGATTGGTGTTAAATACAGAATGTGAGATCTTAAGGCAATTGCTGGAGAAACATCCGAACTATACCTTGACTTTTACTGGACATTCACTAGGGTCAGGTGTAGCAGCATTATTGACATTGGTAGTAGCACAAAATCGTGACAGGCTGGGCAATATTGACAGGAAAAGAATCAGATGCTTTGCTATTGCACCAGCTAGATGTATGTCATTGAATCTAGCAGTGAGATATGCAGATGTCATCAACTCCATTGTGCTTCAG GATGATTTCTTGCCACGGACAGCAACTCCCTTGGAAGACATATTCAAGTCACTGTTCTG tTTGCCATGCCTATTATGTCTGAGGTGCATGAGAGATACGTGCATCTCAGAAGAGAAGATGCTCAAAGATCCACGCAGACTTTACGCCCCAGGACGCCTTTACCACATTGTTGAGAGGAAACCTTTTAG ATGTGGACGATTTCCCCCTGTTGTGAGGACTGCAGTTCCAGTGGATGGGAGATTTGAGCACATCGTTCTCTCTTGTAATGCTACTTCTGATCATGCAATTATCTGGATAGAGAGAGAAGCACGAAGGGCCCTCGAA TTGATGGAAGAGAGAGATCATGTGATGGAAATTCCAGCTAAGCAAAAGATGGAGCGTCAACAGACGTTAACTAGAGAGCACGGCGAGGAGCATAAAGCTGCTCTACAGAGAGCTGTCACCTTGGCTGTTCCACATGCATTTTCACCTTCTCATTATGGAACTTTTGATGAAAAAGCGGATGAACAGTCTGATAAATCAGTTGGTGATTCATCCACAGGGTCGTCGACCAAAAGCAAGAAGAAAGATAACTGGGAAGAACTAATTGAGCGTCTATTTGAGAAGGATGAGTCAGGTCATATGATTCTGAAGAAACCACAGTGA
- the LOC104233864 gene encoding probable prolyl 4-hydroxylase 12 isoform X3 — MASFLWVFIFLALGINSQLLFAQNRKELRGKEVNGDDIVKLGHSNRFDPSQVVQLSWRPRVFLYRDFLSAEETDHLISLVHGKRNSSTSDNASLDAEKFPTMGIPLDAEDPTSSRIEERISAWTFLPKGNSRPLHVQRSGRENLKGNYGYFDGNSALKSKEPLMATVILYLSNVTQGGQILFPESENKIFSDCMKSSDTLKPTKGNAILFFNAHLDASPDRRSSHARCPVIEGEMWYAIKFFYLRSTTVQKDPLQSDDDTNCTDEDDNCAQWAATGECERNAVFMVGSPDYYGTCRKSCNAC, encoded by the exons ATGGCGAGCTTTCTTTGGGTTTTTATCTTCTTGGCTTTGGGGATCAATTCCCAGCTTCTTTTCGCCCAAAA CCGAAAAGAATTGAGGGGCAAGGAGGTAAATGGGGATGACATTGTAAAGTTGGGCCATTCAAATAGATTTGATCCCTCACAAGTCGTTCAGCTCTCGTGGCGACCAAG GGTCTTCTTGTATAGAGACTTTCTCTCAGCAGAAGAGACTGATCACTTAATCTCCTTG GTGCATGGCAAGAGAAATAGCTCCACAAGCGATAACGCTTCATTGGATGCAGAGAAGTTCCCAACCATGGGTATTCCTTTAGATGCGGAG GATCCTACTTCCTCAAGGATTGAAGAAAGGATCTCGGCTTGGACCTTTCTGCCTAAAG GAAACAGCAGGCCGTTGCATGTTCAGCGTTCTGGGCGTGAGAATTTAAAGGGGAATTATGGTTATTTTGACGGGAACTCCGCACTTAAATCCAAAGAACCATTAATGGCAACTGTCATTTTGTACCTATCAAATGTGACGCAAGGTGGTCAGATCCTCTTCCCTGAGTCGGAG AATAAGATTTTCTCCGACTGTATGAAGAGTAGTGACACCTTGAAACCAACGAAAGGAAATGCAATCCTGTTCTTCAATGCCCACCTTGATGCATCTCCTGACAGGAGGAGTTCCCATGCAAGATGCCCTGTTATTGAGGGTGAAATGTGGTATGCAATCAAATTCTTTTATCTGAGAAGTACTACTGTGCAAAAGGATCCACTGCAATCAGATGATGACACCAATTGTACAGATGAAGATGATAACTGTGCTCAATGGGCTGCTACTGGAGAGTGTGAAAGAAATGCTGTTTTTATGGTTGGTTCTCCTGATTATTATGGTACATGTAGGAAAAGTTGTAACGCATGCTAA